One window of the Sebastes umbrosus isolate fSebUmb1 chromosome 1, fSebUmb1.pri, whole genome shotgun sequence genome contains the following:
- the nuak2 gene encoding NUAK family SNF1-like kinase 2: MEGLNVARLSSHRRPSVGAASPGEKAPSSQVTTVKRQAVKRHHHKHNLKHRYEFLETLGKGTYGKVKKAKERSGRLVAIKSIRKEKIKDEQDLVHIRREIEIMSSLCHPHIITIYEVFENKDKIVIVMEYASRGDLYDYICDKSNISERDARHFFRQIVSAVHYCHQNGIVHRDLKLENILLDGNGNVKIADFGLSNLYHGDEFLQTFCGSPLYASPEIVNGRPYRGPEVDTWSLGVLLYTVVHGTMPFDGNNHKALVQQISTGNYHKPKNPSDACGLIRWMLMVNPERRATIEEIAGHWWLNWGYQQPLLAETKSSPVVEQTASPASPSTSHPAGLASVASWLRRTSRPLLENGSKMRCLLRSQGSGGGGDVVRQRSLRRSRKENNVSQTTHEVSTDSRPSKGILKRRNSVKQKAMTETPAVASVEPQNILGSSAPVNAPSAAPLPRKGILKKPTEQESGYYSSSPENSDSGWPPQTKECPSAPTHRKGILKRNGKFSSGGLQEFGSLDQLAASLPREGVRSRPSGAISEDSILSSESFDQLDLPDRVGAPTQMNKPAKANMRGSVSADNLLDIEEDGILGDGSLRTWNCYRSGAADSAFSITDCDNVTEAYKQALVIRGSAES; the protein is encoded by the exons ATGGAGGGCTTAAATGTTGCCCGGCTCTCGTCACACCGCAGGCCGTCTGTAGGTGCAGCTTCACCGGGAGAAAAAGCTCCGTCCTCCCAGGTGACCACCGTGAAGAGACAAGCCGTGAAGAGACACCACCACAAACACAACCTGAAGCACAGGTACGAGTTCCTGGAGACCCTGGGCAAAGGGACCTATGGCAAAGTGAAGAAGGCCAAGGAGAGATCCGGTAGACTG gttGCCATAAAGTCGATCAGAAAGGAGAAGATAAAGGATGAACAAGACCTGGTTCATATTCGGAGAGAGATCGAGATCATGTCCTCACTCTGCCATCCGCACATCATCACCATTTATGAAG TATTTGAGAACAAGGACAAAATTGTGATTGTGATGGAGTACGCCAGCCGAGGGGACCTGTACGACTACATCTGTGACAAGAGCAACATCTCTGAACGGGACGCCAGGCACTTCTTCAGACAGATAGTCTCAGCTGTGCACTACTGCCATCAG AATGGAATAGTACACCGGGACCTGAAACTGGAGAATATTTTACTAGATGGCAACGGCAATGTGAAG ATCGCAGACTTCGGGCTGTCCAACCTCTACCATGGGGATGAGTTTCTTCAAACATTCTGCGGCAGCCCTCTGTACGCTTCCCCAGAGATTGTCAACGGACGGCCATACCGCGGGCCAGAGGTGGACACTTGGTCTCTTGGTGTGCTGTTGTACACGGTGGTTCATGGCACCATGCCATTTGATGGAAACAACCACAAGGCATTGGTCCAACAGATAAGCACCGGAAACTACCATAAACCCAAGAACCCGTCTG ATGCATGTGGGCTTATCCGTTGGATGCTGATGGTAAATCCTGAGCGCAGAGCCACAATAGAGGAGATTGCAGGACACTGGTGGCTCAACTGGGGCTACCAGCAGCCGTTACTGGCCGAGACAAAGAGCAGTCCAGTAGTGGAGCAGACCGCTTCACCAGCCTCTCCGTCGACATCACACCCTGCTGGGCTGGCTAGTGTTGCTAGCTGGCTGCGTCGTACATCCAGGCCTCTACTGGAGAACGGCTCCAAGATGCGCTGCCTGCTCCGCTCACAAGgcagtggaggtggaggagatgtAGTCCGGCAGCGATCTCTACGAAGGTCACGAAAGGAAAACAACGTCTCCCAGACCACTCATGAAGTGAGCACAGACAGTCGCCCCTCTAAGGGTATTTTAAAGAGGCGCAACAGTGTGAAACAGAAGGCAATGACTGAAACCCCTGCGGTAGCTTCAGTAGAGCCACAGAACATTTTGGGTTCGTCTGCACCAGTTAATGCTCCTTCAGCTGCACCGCTGCCTCGCAAAGGTATCCTAAAGAAGCCCACAGAGCAAGAGTCGGGGTACTACTCCTCTTCTCCCGAGAACAGTGACTCTGGCTGGCCACCACAAACTAAAGAGTGCCCTTCAGCACCAACCCATAGGAAAGGCATCTTGAAGCGCAATGGAAAGTTCTCCTCGGGTGGGCTGCAGGAGTTTGGCTCCTTGGACCAGCTAGCAGCTTCTTTACCTCGCGAAGGCGTCAGGTCGAGACCGAGCGGGGCCATCAGCGAGGACAGCATACTGTCATCTGAATCCTTTGACCAGCTGGATCTGCCAGACCGTGTGGGCGCTCCAACACAAATGAATAAACCAGCCAAGGCTAACATGAGAGGAAGCGTGTCTGCCGACAACCTGCTGGACATCGAAGAAGACGGGATCCTTGGGGACGGGTCGCTGAGGACCTGGAACTGCTACAGGTCTGGAGCGGCTGACAGTGCCTTTTCAATCACAGACTGTGATAACGTAACAGAAGCTTACAAACAGGCTCTGGTTATACGAGGCTCTGCAGAAAGCTGA
- the bysl gene encoding bystin, protein MPKVKKSKGGGGGEPSGGGAVAVPLAEQILQADTMRARGRVKSRDSRPENEDNYVDERLSRKILQQARIQQEELQTEYGLAPEKKKTPVTVLGPDTQDADSDEEWPALGAAGPDDDGDVVCETEVTVDPDDEKAMEMFMNKNPPMRRTLADIIMEKITEKQTEVGTVMSEVSGRPMPQLDPRVIEVYKGVNKVLSRYRSGKLPKAFKIVPALSNWEQILYLTEPETWTAAAMYQATRIFSSNLKERMAQRFYNLVLLPRVRDDIAEYKKLNFHLYSALKKALFKPGAWFKGILIPLCESGTCTLREAIIIGSILTKCSIPVLHSSAAMLKLAEMEYNGANSIFLRLLLDKKYALPFRVLDALVAHFLSFRSEKRVLPVLWHQSLLTMAQRYKADLPSEQKTALLELLKIQTHPVISAEIRRELQNSESRDLEIGLPVTVEMD, encoded by the exons ATGCCGAAAGTGAAGAAGtccaaaggaggaggaggaggagagccgAGCGGAGGAGGAGCGGTGGCCGTGCCGCTTGCTGAGCAGATCCTCCAGGCGGACACCATGCGAGCCCGAGGCCGGGTGAAGAGCAGAGACAGCCGGCCAGAAAACGAGGACAACTACGTGGACGAGCGTCTGTCGAGGAAGATCTTACAACAGGCACGAATTCAGCAAGAGGAGCTTCAGACGGAATATGGCCTGGCAccggagaagaagaaaacaccAGTCACTGTTCTCG GGCCTGACACTCAGGATGCAGACTCCGATGAGGAGTGGCCAGCGCTGGGAGCAGCAGGTCCTGATGACGATGGCGATGTTGTGTGTGAGACCGAAGTCACCGTTGACCCTGATGACGAGAAGGCCATGGAGATGTTCATGAATAAAAACCCTCCGATGAG ACGGACCTTAGCTGATATTATCATGGAGAAGATTACAGAGAAGCAGACTGAGGTAGGGACAGTGATGTCAGAGGTGTCAGGGCGTCCAATGCCACAACTCGACCCAAGGGTAATTGAAGTGTACAAAGGTGTCAATAAG GTTCTGTCAAGGTATCGCAGCGGGAAATTGCCAAAGGCTTTTAAAATAGTCCCAGCACTCTCAAACTGGGAGCAGATTCTTTATTTGACTGAGCCTGAGACCTGGACAGCAGCTGCCATGTATCAAGCTACAAG AATCTTCTCGTCCAATCTGAAAGAGCGAATGGCCCAGAGGTTTTACAACTTGGTGCTGCTGCCCCGAGTACGGGATGATATTGCGGAGTACAAGAAACTCAACTTTCATCTCTATAGCGCTCTGAAGAAGGCCTTGTTCAAACCAGGAGCATGGTTTAAAG GTATCCTGATTCCTCTTTGTGAATCTGGGACGTGTACTCTGAGGGAAGCCATCATCATCGGTAGCATACTCACAAAGTGCTCAATCCCTGTGCTCCACTCCAG CGCTGCAATGCTTAAGTTGGCAGAGATGGAGTACAACGGCGCCAACAGCATTTTCCTCCGCCTCTTGCTGGACAAGAAATACGCCCTGCCTTTCCGTGTCCTAGATGCCTTGGTAGCGCACTTCCTGTCCTTCCGCAGTGAAAAACGTGTGCTTCCTGTGCTGTGGCATCAGAGTTTACTCACCATGGCCCAGCGCTACAAGGCTGACCTGCCCTCTGAACAGAAGACCGCACTGCTGGAGCTGCTCAAGATACAAACACACCCTGTGATCTCTGCAGAGATTCGCAGAGAACTGCAAAACTCGGAGTCGAGGGATCTTGAAATCGGGCTCCCTGTTACAGTTGAGATGGACTGA